The Synechocystis sp. PCC 6714 genome includes the window TTCCGTGGAAAAACTAGGATCATAATCCAAACTAGTGTGGGTTAAATCATCATTAATGCCAATGGTGAAATGGTTTTTGGGAGTGGCTTGATTTAAATTATCGAAAACCCCTTTGACCATAGCTGGGGTAAATTCCTTAGACGATAAACCATAGCGTCCCCCAACAATTTTCGGCATCATGCTCGCTTCAAAAAATGCCGTTAGCACATCCTGATATAAGGGCTCCCCTGCACTGCCTGGCTCCTTACACCGATCCAGCACCGCAATTTTTTGCACCGTTTTTGGTAAAGCTGCCACCAGGCGATCGCCAACGAAAGGACGGAAAAGTCTTACTTTGAGCAGACCAACTTTTTCCCCCTGGGTTTGTAAATATTCCACCGTTTCCTGGGCCGTTTCACAACCGGAACCCATGAGAATCACTACCCGTTCTGCTTCGGGGTGGCCAACGTATTCGTAAAGGGCATATTGGCGGCCGGTTAATTGGCCAAATTCTGCCATGACCCTGGCCAACACCGCCGGATAATTTTCGTAAAAACGATTGACCGTTTCCCGAGCTTGGAAATAAACATCGGGATTTTGGGCCGTACCCCGCAATTTCGGGCGATCGGGGGTTAAAGCTCGTTCCCGATGGGCTAAAACATCCTCGTCCTTAATCAAACTGCGGATTACTGTTTCCGGTAACAACTCAATTTTTTGTTCTTCGTGGGAAGTACGGAAACCATCAAAAAAGTGTAGTCCCGGTATTCTGGTGGCAAAGCTCGTGGCCGTGGCAATGAGGGCAAAATCGTGGGCTTCCTGCACCGAATTGGAACTTACCATGGCAAAACCTGTATTGCGGGCCGCCATTACATCACTATGATCCCCAAAAATAGATAACCCCTGGGCCGCTAGGGAACGGGCCGCCACATGCAAGACCATAGCCGTTAATTCCCCGGCGATTTTGTGCATATTAGGCAACATCAACATCAAACCCTGGGAAGCGGTGAAAGTAGTGGTCAAAGCCCCCGACTGCAACGCGCCATGGACTGCCCCGGCAGCCCCTCCTTCACTCTGCATTTCCACCACCAAGGGTACTGTGCCCCACAGATTTGGGCGATGTTCTGAAGCCCAAGCGTCCGACCATTCCCCCATGGGAGAGGAAGGGGTGATGGGATAAATGGCAATGACTTCACTTAACTTGTAAGCCACACGGGCCACCGCTTCGTTACCATCGAGGGTGGCATAGGTAGGTAAATTCATAACTAATCGTCCTCAAAGGTTTCTGCAATGGCAGCAAAGGTCAAAAATATTGAAAAAGCCAGTTAATCTAGTTCGTAGTTGGGGGTAATGCCGCCGATCTATGGGGCTCTAAAAAATTATTGGAAATTATTCAAGAACAACAGCAGTTGAACAACTTTATGGTTGTTTTTATTGACAATTGACTAGAATAGGGGAGAGTGGACAGCAAAAAAGATTGACCAAGAATATGGAGCTATGAATTAAGGATTATCAACCGTGGCTGGTGATGGCTTTCTCTCTGGGTCTTACTTTTATCTTGAACCCAAAATGAAAAAGTGGAACAATTTCTTATTTTTTTTTAACGAGGTGAAATACTGTTAAGGAGAGTAGTCAGAAAATTGAATTCAATGGAGTTGAAACCCTTGATTCTTGGTTGCTACAACTGAGATCTAGACGAAATTTACACTACCCACTTTCCTGTTAAGTTTTGTGATCAATGGATTCCCAGGAAAAGTATCTGCTTGGAAATTCCATTTAACCCCCTCCGATCGCCGCCAAGGGACATTAACCAGGGAAAAAGTTAATTAACTCAGTTAAAATTAACCTAAAATTTATATCCTTGCTAATCAGACTCTATAACTTAGTCCCTCACTTAGTATTTCAAACATCGAAACCCCATGCTCAGCAGCATAAGCCCTAAACATTTCTAGCCCTCGGCCAGTAGCGACGCAACCGCCAAAACTTCAAAAGCCCCCCCAGAAGCCTATAATGCTTACAGAGAAGGCCTTTTAGTTGAATCGGAGCGGCGGGATTTGAACCCACGACCCCCACTACCCCAAAGTGGTGCGCTACCAAGCTGCGCTACGCCCCGAATTTCACAGACTCTAATCTTAGTCCCCCTTTGTGGCCCTTGGCAAGTTTTTTGGCAAATATTTTCCGGTGCTCAATTTGATGAAATTTATTGGTATTGATCTAGGTTGGCGTTCCGGAGAAAGTGGACTATGCCGATTGCAACTAGAATCAACCCCCACCGGTGATCGTCTAGGGATTGAAGACATCACCTGTCGTTTGAGCTTGGAAGATATTTTTGCTTGGCTGGATGGCGGCGTAAAGGTAACGGATGGGGCCATGGTGGCGGTGGATGCCCCCACTATTATTCCCAATGCCAGCGGAACCCGTTTGCCCGATCGCCTGACCCATAAATATTTTGGTAAGTACCATGCGGGGTGCTATCCGGCCAATTTAGCTCGACCCTTTGCGACAAGAACCATTACGGTGGGCAATCTATTGGAAGAACGGGGTTTTCTCCATGCCCCGGACATTGAATCCCAACGGCAAGGACGCTACCAAATCGAAGTTTTTCCCCATCCCGCCATGGTTAAGCTTTTTCAGCTCGAGCGCATTATTAAATACAAAAAGGGCAACCTAGCCCAGAAAAAAAGAGGTTTACGGGAGCTACAATCCCATATCACCGAAGTCTTGCCCCAGCTAACACCGGCCCTGGAACTTACCCTTCCCCCTGGAATAGAACTCTGGCGATCGCCGGAAGAGTTGAACGGCAAACAATTGAAACATTTGGAAGATCAGCTAGATAGCCTAATCTGTGCGTACATCGGCGCCCATTGGTGGTACTGGGGGCGGGAGCGCAACTGGGTGTTGGGGGACCAAGCCAGTGGATACATTGTGGTGCCAACTTTGAGTGCCGACCAACCCCCACCGGCCATCTAGGGCTCAAAAACTAGTTAAAGATTGTTGTTGAGTCTGACTTTGTATCGGCACCGGGGACAGCACCGGCTCGTTAACAAAAAACGTTTGAGCCATTTTCACCCCCACTTCGTTCACCTTGGCTTGGATTTCCTCGAGGAATTCATGTAAGCCTTGGTTGATCACATCTTCAATGGTGATGTAGCCCATTTCGCCACAAATTCTCCCCAGAGCCCGTTCCGCATCATTACGCCAGGAGCCAAGGGGGGTGCCGGTTACCTCGTGCAGTGACCGCTGTACTTGGAGCAAGCAGAAATGGATCGAGCGGGGAAATTTTTGGTGCAAAATCAAAAAACTAGCCACATTAGCTGGGGTGATGCGCCGCTGGCTTTTGCGATACATCTCGTAGGCACTGGCGGATTTGAGTAAAGCTATCCATTCCACCTGGTCTAGGGGAGTGCCCACCCATTCCACCGAAGGCAGAAGGTAATAGTATTTCACGTCCAAAATCCTGGCAGTCTTGTCAGCCCTTTCCTGTAAACGCCCCATCTGGCCGAAGTGCCAGGCTTCGTTGTGGGTCATGGTGGCGTCCATAATACCCGCAAAGCGGTGACTGGATAGTTTTACCCTGGCAAAAAAGTCGGCAATGTTGGCCGGCGGGCGATCGCCTGCTTCCTTGACCATCAGGTAAAAACGATTAATTTCTTCCCACATCTCCGAAGAAATAATTTCCCGGATAGAGCGGGCATTTTCCCGAGCCATGTTCAAACAAGAAAGGATCGAGTTGGAATAGTGCTGGTCAAAGGTCAGAAATTGGATCACATTAGCCTTGGTAACTTCGCCGTAGTGTTGTTTAAAAAAACCTAAATCCCCGGTAGTCATGACCAAGGGCTCCCATTGCTGTTGGGCTCCGTAGGGCAAATCCAACATTAGGTAAAGGTTAACGTCCACAAAGCGGGCAATATTTTCTGCTCGTTCAATGTAGCGATTCAACCAGTAAACGGAGTCAGCAACACGGCTTAGCATAATTTTTCTGGGTTGTTCCAATCTTCCAGGGGGTAGCCCCCATTGTACAAAGCCCTTGCCGGACTGATATGTTGCCATTCTGACGGAATGCCACTCCGGCCAAAGACCCAGTTCTTTTTCCCGCTGTTTCCCCTTCTACCCCCCACAACCAAAAATCTGGTGTAGTGAATTTCCCTGTTCCCGTGGGGAATCGAACTTCCCTACCCATCTCCCCCCAACGAAAACCAGTTAATCAATGGGCTGATCCTGACCACGAACTAGATTTTTCTTGCTAGGATTGGGCTTGAATGGTTCAGTCCTCATGTTGCGGAGAGAGAAATTGCACCCTCCACTCCCCCAATGCTTCAGTCTGTGGGACCTGACTATTTGCCAGCCTTTCCTCGCTTTACCCTGCCGTCCATGAGTGCCCCTTTGCTTCGCCTTCGCCCCTTTGTTGCCACCCTCATATTTACCCTGGGCTTGGGAATTACCCTGAAGCCTGCTCTCAGTGCGCCCAACCTCATCAGCCCTGAAACTCCGCCATTGGCAAACCCTGGGGAAAACGACACAAGCTTTTCCAGTAATGTCACCCCGTTGGAAAATAGCCCCAAAGCGGTGGTGGACGAAGTGTGGCAATTGGTTAATCAGCAATTTGTCGACAAAGACTTTAACCATTCCAACTGGTTATCTAAGCGTCAGGAACTATTGGGACGCAACTACAAAGACCGGGCCGACGCCTACCGCCAAATTGGGCGCCTACTCAAGGACTTGAATGATCCCTACACCCGTTTTCTCTCGCCGGAGGAATTTGCCATCCTCAGTAGCCAAACAGCAGGGGAAGCATCGGGGGTGGGTATCCGGGTGTTGGTGGACAAACGCAGTAGTGACCTAGTAGTGGTGGACGTCATGCGGGGTACCCCTGCCTTGAAAGCAGGTATTCGGCCTGGCGATCGCATTGTACGGATCAATGGCCAACCCGCCGCCTTAATGACCTTAGAGCAGGCCACCGAAGCTATTCAGGGGGAAATTGGCACCGAGCTAAGCCTGCAACTTTCCCGCCCCCAGAGCGGTGTTTTCAGCGTCACCCTCAAACGGGAAAACATTGAAATTGATTCCGTCACCTATAACGTCAAAGAAGAAGGGGAATTGCGGGTAGGCTACATTCGCCTAGATGAATTTAGCTCCCATTCCGCTGAACAGATGGAAAAGGCCATTACGGAACTCAATAAAAATCGCATTAGTGGTTATGTATTGGATTTGCGGGGCAATCCAGGGGGACTTTTACTTTCCAGCATTGACATTGCCCGACTCTGGCTCAACCGGGGCGAAATTGTTAGTACTATCGACCGAAGGGGTGGCGATCGCCATTTTTCCGCCAACGGCAGGAACTTAACGGACTTACCATTAGTGGTGTTGGTCAATGAACGGTCCGCTAGCGCCAGCGAAATTTTAGCCGGAGCATTAAAGGAACAGGGAAGGGCCACGGTGGTGGGCACAGCCACCTATGGTAAAGGTACGGTGCAATCTGTCAACACCCTATCCGATGGTTCTGGTTTAGCCGTTACCATTGCCCGTTATTATCCCCCCAGCGGTACAGACATCAATCGCAAAGGCATCAGTCCCGACATTCATTTGGACATTTCCAACGACACCAAGCTCCAGTTCCGCAACGACCCGGAGCTCATGGCCACTGATGTCGATCTCCAGTATCAACGGGCCGTTAGTGTTTTACGTCAACACCAGCGCACGTTGGGTTTGCCGCCGGTCAAAGACCTGGGCATTGGTCTGCTGGAGCCAGCCCAGCTTTAAATAAAACCAAAACTAGAGCAATTCCTGCAGGGCTTCCCAACCCAAACCTTCCCGCACCAGCTTCGGTTCCTTGTCGGTAAGGTCGATGATGCTCGAAGTTTGATAGCCCGGTTCCTGATCGTCGTCAATGATGATGTCCACTAACTTGTCGAATAGGTCAAATAACTTTGCCTTTTCCGCCATGACAAACTCGTCTTGATCTGGTAGGTGGGCCGAGGTAGAAATAATCGGATTGCCCAAATTCTGCAGAATTTCTTGGCAAATGGGGCGATCGGGTACCCGGATGCCAGTGGTTTTTCGTTTTGGCTCTACCACCAACTTAGGCACTTGCTTAGTGGCTGGCAAAAGAAAAGTGTAGGGTCCAGGGATCAGACGGCGCATCAAACGATAGGCATTGTCCGCCACCACTGCGTATTCGGCAATGTTAGACAGGGACGAACAGAGAAACGTTAACGGTTTATTATTGGAGAGTTGCTTCAGTTGCCTAACCCGCTGAACGGCATTCTTGTCATTCAGGTCACAGCCGATGGCATATACCGTATCGGTAGGGTAGAGCATAATTGCCCCCTGACGGAGATCTTTGCAAATCATTTCCACAGTGCGTTGTTGGGGGGTTTCGGGATGGAGATTGTATAAGGTGGCCATTTTTTATGGGGTTGATTGCTTATTTTGACTGTCCCACGGGGATTTCCGGCGATATGTGCCTGGGGGCGTTGGTTTCGGCTGGGGTTCCCCTAGAATACCTGATGGAGAAACTTGCCCCATTGGGTTTGGCCCATGAATATCGTTTGACGGCAGAGATGGTACAAAAACAGGGTCAGGCGGCCACGAAGGTGGAAGTACAGCTCCTGAATGACCACCACTCCCACGGCCCTGGTCACCATGGGATGCGTCATCTACCAGAAATAGAACAGTTAATTGAACAGGCCAATTTACCAACCCGGGCCCGTCAGTGGAGCTTAGCTATTTTCCGTCAATTGGCGATCGCCGAAGGGGAAGTCCACGGCATTGGGCCGGAGCAAGTCCATTTCCATGAAGTAGGGGCCACCGATGCCATTGTGGATATTGTCGGTACCTGTTTAGGGCTAGATTACCTCGACATTGGGCAATGTTATTGGTCTGCCCTACCCACGGGGAGCGGCACAGTGCGGGCGGCCCACGGTGATTTACCTATACCGGTCCCGGCGGTGTTAAAACTCTGGCAAAGCCGTCAGGTACCGGTTTATGACAATGGGTTAACGGGGGAATTGGTCACCCCCACCGGAGCGGCGATCGCCGTTACCCTCGCGACCCAATTTGGCCCCAAACCCCCATTTAAGTTGCAAAAAATAGGACTGGGGGCAGGCAGTAAAGATTTCCCTTTGGCTAATATTCTCCGGCTTTGGATCGGAACAGAAATTACGGCTCACAATCAATCCCCATCTCCAGAAGTTCCCTTTGGTCAGCTGGAAACCATCACCGTTCTGGAAACCCAATTAGATGATCTCCAACCCCAAGCGGTGGGCTATTTATTGGAAAATTTACTCAACCAGGGGGCGATCGATGTATTCACCCAGGCGATCGCCATGAAAAAGTCCCGTCCCGGCATTTTGCTGACTGTACTCTGCACACCGGAAAAGCAAAACCATTGTCTCAATTTGCTCTTTCGGGAAACCACTAGCTTGGGCATTCGGGTGCGTCAACAAGAGCGTTACGCCCTGGAGCGGGAATGGCAAACGGTTATCATTGCCGATGGTTCTGTCCGGATTAAATTAGCCTACGGTTATCGAGCTGGCAAAAAAATTATTCTCAATGCCCACCCTGAATTTGCTGACTGTGCTGCCCTGGCCAAAGCCACCGGCCAACCCTGGCAATTAATCCACCAGCAGGCGATCGGTGCTTGGTCAACCCTGAGTAAAGAAAAGGGAAAACCGTGAGTTATCTATACATGTCACTAGAATAGAACAGACTCAAAAAAATAAACTGTTTAGACCATGTGGCAAGGCTATCTACAAATTTTGCTGACCTTAGCAATTGTCGTTGCAATTACCCCTTGGTTGGGTAATTATATGGCGGAGGTGTTTTTAGGCAATAAAACTTTTCTGAGTCCCTGGCTGAATCCAGTGGAAAATGCCTTATATAGTTGGATTCAAATTCGCCCTCAGCAGACAATGACTGGATGGCAATATATTGCCGCGATTCTTTACAGTAATTTGGTGATGGGTATTGGAGTTCTAGCCATTCTCCTGTTACAAAACCATTTGCCTTTCAATGGCACAGAATTGACGGCACCGAGTTGGGATCTAGCCCTACATACTACTATTTCTTTTTTAACCAATACGGACCAGCAACATTACTCAGGGGAAATAACCTTAAGTTATGCTAGCCAAGTTTTTGCCATTGGCTTTTTAATGTTTACTTCAGCGGGCACAGGATTAAGTGTTGGCATTGCCTTTATTCGCGGCTTAACAGGTAGAAATTTGGGCAACTTTTACCAAGATTTAATTTTATCCATTACTCGGATTTTATTACCTCTGGCAATTCCAGGAGCATTACTTTTACTATTATCGGGAGTGCCCGAGACCTGGTCAAACCCAGTAAGTCTAACAACCCTGGAAGGCAATAATCAGGTCATCGCCCTGGGACCCGTTGCCCACTATGAAATTATTAAACAATTAGGTGAAAATGGTGGAGGCTTTTTCGGTACTAATTCAGCCCATCCTTTTGAAAATCCCAATGGTTTTTCTAACTTATTACAAACTATTGCGATGCTGAGTGTTCCCACCGCTCTAATTTATACCTACGGTATTTTTGCTAAAAATAAACGCCAAGCTTGGTTAATCTTTGGTATGGTGTTGGCCATTTTTTTAGGGTTAATTAGTGTGACGGCGATCGCCGAGTTTCAGGGCAATCATCAAGTCAATCTACTGCTAGACGGTATTGAACCAAATTTAGAAGGCAAAGAAGTCCGATTTGGGTGGTCACAAACCGCACTGTTTATCATTGCAACCACAGCAACTATGTGTGGCGCTGTTAATGGCCTGTTAGATTCTTTCATGCCTGCGGGGGGATTTAGCACATTATTCAATTTGTTTTTACAGGTAATCTGGGGAGGGCAAGGGACAGGCACAGCCTATTTATTTGTTTACTTGATTTTAGCTGTTTTTATCACAGGATTAATGGTGGGCAGAACCCCGGAATTTTTGGGGCGCAAAATTGAAAAGTCGGAAATTGTCCTAGCAAGTATTATCCTGCTAATTCACCCCATTGCCGTTTTAATTCCTGCGGCGATCGCCCTAGCATTTCCCAGCCAATTGGCGGGCATCAGTAACTCAGGTTTCCATGGTATTTCCCAAGTAGTGTATGAATACGCATCAGCTTCTGCCAACAATGGTTCGGGTCTAGAAGGTTTAGATGACAATACCCTCTGGTGGAATCTAAGCACTTGTTTTAGCCTGGTTCTAGGCCGATATATTCCCATTGTTGCCCTATTGCTTTTAGCTGATAGGTTATCGCAAAAACAACCTGTTCCTCTGACAGCGGGAACCCTACGGACTGACACCATTTTATTTACTAGCGTTACCGCAGGGATAATTTTAATTCTAGGAGCATTAACTTTTTTTCCTGTGTTGGTTTTGGGTCCCATTGCCGAAGCTTTTACCCTGCAATGATTTTTTAACATCGTTACATATTATGTAAAAAAATAGATTAAATAATTAGTAAAATTAGGATCTCTTTAAAACCCTAAAAATAATTAATTATCAGGGCTTGTTTTAGTTAACATAGTTTTCCCTAGCCATGAAAAAAAAGTTGCGCTCACAAAGAAAACGTACTGCCAAAGTAAAGCAAGGGGGATTGTATCTGCGGGCTATTCAACAATCTTTTGTTAAACTCGATCCCCGCATCGCCAGCAAAAATCCTGTCATGTTTATTGTCTGGATTGGTACTATAATTACTTTTTTAGTCACCATTAACCCTGAACTATTTGGAGATACACCGGAGAAAAATCAACGGTTATTTAACTGCATAATTACCCTAATTTTGTTGTTTACTATTCTTTTTGCCAACTTCGCTGAAGCCCTAGCTGAAGGTCGGGGAAAAGCCCAAGCTGATGCCCTGAGGGCAACTAAAAGTGACACCATTGCTCGAAAAATTTTACCCGATGGTTCCACAGCATCAGTTAATTCAACCACCTTAAGAAAAGGAGATCAAATTCAGGTAATTGCGGGGGATATGATTCCTGTGGATGGAGAGGTGATTGGTGGTATGGCCACGGTGGATGAATCGGCGATCACAGGGGAGTCAGCTCCAGTTTTAAAACAGCCTGGCACCGATATTGCTAGCTCGGTCACAGGAGGGACACGTATTCTATCTGATCAGCTATTAATTTTGGTGACCACGGATCCGGGGAAGGGATTTATTGACCGTATGATTGCCTTGGTGGAAGGGGCAGAACGGAGCAAAACCCCCAATGAAATTGCTTTAACGGTTTTATTGGCTGTGTTAAGTCAGGTGTTTCTCATTGTGATTGCTACCCTACCGGCGATCGCCAATTATGCTGGAAGCCCCGTCAGTATTGTGGCGTTAATTGCCTTGTTAGTAGCTTTAATTCCCACCACAATTGGTGGTTTATTAAGTGCCATTGGCATTGCTGGCATGGACCGGGTTGCCCAATT containing:
- a CDS encoding DUF429 domain-containing protein, with the translated sequence MALGKFFGKYFPVLNLMKFIGIDLGWRSGESGLCRLQLESTPTGDRLGIEDITCRLSLEDIFAWLDGGVKVTDGAMVAVDAPTIIPNASGTRLPDRLTHKYFGKYHAGCYPANLARPFATRTITVGNLLEERGFLHAPDIESQRQGRYQIEVFPHPAMVKLFQLERIIKYKKGNLAQKKRGLRELQSHITEVLPQLTPALELTLPPGIELWRSPEELNGKQLKHLEDQLDSLICAYIGAHWWYWGRERNWVLGDQASGYIVVPTLSADQPPPAI
- a CDS encoding alpha-E domain-containing protein, which codes for MLSRVADSVYWLNRYIERAENIARFVDVNLYLMLDLPYGAQQQWEPLVMTTGDLGFFKQHYGEVTKANVIQFLTFDQHYSNSILSCLNMARENARSIREIISSEMWEEINRFYLMVKEAGDRPPANIADFFARVKLSSHRFAGIMDATMTHNEAWHFGQMGRLQERADKTARILDVKYYYLLPSVEWVGTPLDQVEWIALLKSASAYEMYRKSQRRITPANVASFLILHQKFPRSIHFCLLQVQRSLHEVTGTPLGSWRNDAERALGRICGEMGYITIEDVINQGLHEFLEEIQAKVNEVGVKMAQTFFVNEPVLSPVPIQSQTQQQSLTSF
- the ctpB gene encoding carboxyl-terminal processing protease CtpB, encoding MSAPLLRLRPFVATLIFTLGLGITLKPALSAPNLISPETPPLANPGENDTSFSSNVTPLENSPKAVVDEVWQLVNQQFVDKDFNHSNWLSKRQELLGRNYKDRADAYRQIGRLLKDLNDPYTRFLSPEEFAILSSQTAGEASGVGIRVLVDKRSSDLVVVDVMRGTPALKAGIRPGDRIVRINGQPAALMTLEQATEAIQGEIGTELSLQLSRPQSGVFSVTLKRENIEIDSVTYNVKEEGELRVGYIRLDEFSSHSAEQMEKAITELNKNRISGYVLDLRGNPGGLLLSSIDIARLWLNRGEIVSTIDRRGGDRHFSANGRNLTDLPLVVLVNERSASASEILAGALKEQGRATVVGTATYGKGTVQSVNTLSDGSGLAVTIARYYPPSGTDINRKGISPDIHLDISNDTKLQFRNDPELMATDVDLQYQRAVSVLRQHQRTLGLPPVKDLGIGLLEPAQL
- a CDS encoding L-threonylcarbamoyladenylate synthase, coding for MATLYNLHPETPQQRTVEMICKDLRQGAIMLYPTDTVYAIGCDLNDKNAVQRVRQLKQLSNNKPLTFLCSSLSNIAEYAVVADNAYRLMRRLIPGPYTFLLPATKQVPKLVVEPKRKTTGIRVPDRPICQEILQNLGNPIISTSAHLPDQDEFVMAEKAKLFDLFDKLVDIIIDDDQEPGYQTSSIIDLTDKEPKLVREGLGWEALQELL
- the larC gene encoding nickel pincer cofactor biosynthesis protein LarC, whose product is MGLIAYFDCPTGISGDMCLGALVSAGVPLEYLMEKLAPLGLAHEYRLTAEMVQKQGQAATKVEVQLLNDHHSHGPGHHGMRHLPEIEQLIEQANLPTRARQWSLAIFRQLAIAEGEVHGIGPEQVHFHEVGATDAIVDIVGTCLGLDYLDIGQCYWSALPTGSGTVRAAHGDLPIPVPAVLKLWQSRQVPVYDNGLTGELVTPTGAAIAVTLATQFGPKPPFKLQKIGLGAGSKDFPLANILRLWIGTEITAHNQSPSPEVPFGQLETITVLETQLDDLQPQAVGYLLENLLNQGAIDVFTQAIAMKKSRPGILLTVLCTPEKQNHCLNLLFRETTSLGIRVRQQERYALEREWQTVIIADGSVRIKLAYGYRAGKKIILNAHPEFADCAALAKATGQPWQLIHQQAIGAWSTLSKEKGKP
- the kdpA gene encoding potassium-transporting ATPase subunit KdpA, encoding MWQGYLQILLTLAIVVAITPWLGNYMAEVFLGNKTFLSPWLNPVENALYSWIQIRPQQTMTGWQYIAAILYSNLVMGIGVLAILLLQNHLPFNGTELTAPSWDLALHTTISFLTNTDQQHYSGEITLSYASQVFAIGFLMFTSAGTGLSVGIAFIRGLTGRNLGNFYQDLILSITRILLPLAIPGALLLLLSGVPETWSNPVSLTTLEGNNQVIALGPVAHYEIIKQLGENGGGFFGTNSAHPFENPNGFSNLLQTIAMLSVPTALIYTYGIFAKNKRQAWLIFGMVLAIFLGLISVTAIAEFQGNHQVNLLLDGIEPNLEGKEVRFGWSQTALFIIATTATMCGAVNGLLDSFMPAGGFSTLFNLFLQVIWGGQGTGTAYLFVYLILAVFITGLMVGRTPEFLGRKIEKSEIVLASIILLIHPIAVLIPAAIALAFPSQLAGISNSGFHGISQVVYEYASASANNGSGLEGLDDNTLWWNLSTCFSLVLGRYIPIVALLLLADRLSQKQPVPLTAGTLRTDTILFTSVTAGIILILGALTFFPVLVLGPIAEAFTLQ